Proteins co-encoded in one Homo sapiens chromosome 6 genomic scaffold, GRCh38.p14 alternate locus group ALT_REF_LOCI_3 HSCHR6_MHC_DBB_CTG1 genomic window:
- the WDR46 gene encoding WD repeat-containing protein 46 isoform X2 — translation METAPKPGKDVPPKKDKLQTKRKKPRRYWEEETVPTTAGASPGPPRNKKNRELRPQRPKNAYILKKSRISKKPQVPKKPREWKNPESQRGLSGAQDPFPGPAPVPVEVVQKFCRIDKSRKLPHSKAKTRSRLEVAEAEEEETSIKAARSELLLAEEPGFLEGEDGEDTAKICQADIVEAVDIASAAKHFDLNLRQFGPYRLNYSRTGRHLAFGGRRGHVAALDWVTKKLMCEINVMEAVRDIRFLHSEALLAVAQNRWLHIYDNQGIELHCIRRCDRVTRLEFLPFHFLLATASETGFLTYLDVSVGKIVAALNARAGRLDVMSQNPYNAVIHLGHSNGTVSLWSPAMKEPLAKILCHRGGVRAVAVDSTGTWPPLA, via the exons ATGGAGACAGCCCCCAAGCCGGGCAAGGATGTCCCGCCcaagaaagacaaacttcagaCCAAGAGAAAG AAACCGCGGCGATACTGGGAGGAAGAGACCGTTCCGACCACAGCCGGagcctctccagggcctcctcgtAACAAGAAGAATCGGGAGCTCCGTCCTCAGAGACCAAAAAATGCTTACATCTTAAAGAAGTCTCGGATCTCTAAGAAGCCTCAGGTCCCGAAGAAACCCCGAGAATGGAAGAACCCGGAGTCCCAGCGCGGCTTGTCCGGG GCCCAAGATCCAttcccaggccccgcccccgtcCCTGTGGAAGTGGTCCAGAAGTTCTGTCGCATTGACAAATCCCGAAAG CTACCACATTCTAAAGCCAAAACTCGAAGCCGACTTGAGGTGGCTGAAGCTGAGGAAGAGGAAACAAGTATCAAAGCTGCTCGTTCTGAGCTGCTGCTTGCTGAAGAACCTGG GTTTCTGGAAGGGGAGGATGGGGAAGACACAGCAAAGATATGCCAGGCTGACATTGTGGAGGCTGTGGACATTGCAAGTGCAGCCAAG cactttgacttGAATCTGCGGCAGTTTGGACCCTACAGACTAAACTACTCTCGAACTGGAAG ACACCTGGCTTTTGGAGGGCGCCGAGGTCATGTGGCTGCCCTTGATTGGGTAACAAAGAAGCTTATGTGCGAGATCAACGTCATGGAGGCGGTGCGGGACATCCG GTTTCTCCATTCTGAGGCACTGCTTGCTGTTGCTCAGAACCGCTGGCTCCACATCTATGACAATCAGGGCATTGAGCTCCACTGTATCCGCCGCTGTGACCGAGTAACACGGCTTGAGTTCCTGCCCTTCCACTTCCTCCTGGCTACAGCT tCAGAAACAGGGTTTCTAACCTACCTGGATGTGTCAGTGGGGAAGATTGTGGCAGCTCTGAATGCTCGAGCTGGGCGGCTCGATGTTATGAGTCAGAACCCTTACAATGCCGTCATCCATCTCGGACACAGCAATG GTACTGTGTCTTTATGGAGTCCAGCTATGAAGGAGCCACTGGCAAAGATTCTCTGTCATCGTGGTGGGGTCCGGGCTGTGGCAGTAGATTCTACAG
- the PFDN6 gene encoding prefoldin subunit 6 yields MAELIQKKLQGEVEKYQQLQKDLSKSMSGRQKLEAQLTENNIVKEELALLDGSNVVFKLLGPVLVKQELGEARATVGKRLDYITAEIKRYESQLRDLERQSEQQRETLAQLQQEFQRAQAAKAGAPGKA; encoded by the exons ATGGCGGAGCTGATCCAGAAGAAGCTACAGGGAGAAGTGGAGAAATATCAACAGCTACAGAAGG ACTTAAGTAAATCCATGTCGGGGAGGCAGAAACTTGAAGCACAACTAACAGAAAATAATATCGTGAAAGAG GAACTGGCCCTGCTGGATGGGTCCAACGTGGTCTTTAAACTTCTGGGTCCGGTGCTAGTCAAACAGGAGCTGGGGGAGGCTCGGGCCACAGTAGGGAAGAGGCTGGACTATATCACAGCTGAAAT TAAGCGATACGAATCCCAGCTTCGGGATCTTGAGCGGCAGTcagagcaacagagggagacccttgCTCAGCTGCAGCAGGAGTTCCAGCGGGCCCAGGCAGCAAAGGCAGGGGCTCCTGGCAAGGCCTGA